A single Natrinema pellirubrum DSM 15624 DNA region contains:
- a CDS encoding selenium-binding protein SBP56-related protein codes for MSDASTPDDVEPGHDHEHHHEGPGYATPQAAIEESERERLAYVMSLYVGTDVDAPDFVAVVDLDPDSETYCEIVDRVEMPERGDELHHFGWNACSSSCHVDELERRHLIVPGQRSSRIHVLDAKDRRNPELETVIEPEDVFEYDLSAPHTVHCIPDGQILISMLGDADGELPGGFLELNEDFEIDGRWEPPGEIEMNYDYWYQPRQNVMVSSEWAAPKTYYPGFDLEDVEAGNYGRKLHFWDWEDGTVEQTIDLGEEGQIPLEVRFLHTPESTHGFVGAALSSNMFHFWRDDDADEYRAEKVIDFESREHEDWDMPVPGLTTDILISMDDRYLFGSNWLHGEVWMYDISDPSNPRRADSLSVGGTFGEIQEVQGRELAGGPQMLQLSLDGERLYWTTSLFSSWDDQFYPEEAERGSVMLKADVDPRRGTLELDEDFLVDWGDCPAGPARAHEIRWPDGDCTSDVWQ; via the coding sequence ATGAGTGACGCTAGCACGCCAGACGACGTCGAACCCGGTCACGACCACGAACACCACCACGAGGGGCCCGGCTACGCGACACCCCAGGCCGCGATCGAGGAGAGCGAGCGGGAACGGTTGGCGTACGTGATGAGCCTCTACGTCGGTACGGACGTCGACGCGCCGGATTTCGTCGCGGTCGTCGACCTCGATCCCGACTCCGAGACCTATTGCGAGATCGTCGACCGGGTCGAGATGCCCGAGCGCGGGGACGAACTCCACCACTTCGGGTGGAACGCCTGCTCGTCGTCCTGTCACGTGGACGAACTCGAGCGGCGACACCTGATCGTCCCCGGCCAGCGCTCCTCGCGGATCCACGTCCTCGACGCCAAAGACCGGCGGAATCCCGAACTCGAGACGGTGATCGAACCCGAGGACGTCTTCGAGTACGACCTCTCGGCACCCCATACCGTCCACTGTATCCCCGACGGGCAGATCCTGATCAGCATGCTCGGCGACGCCGACGGCGAGCTTCCGGGCGGGTTCCTCGAGCTGAACGAGGACTTCGAGATCGACGGGCGGTGGGAGCCGCCGGGCGAGATCGAGATGAACTACGACTACTGGTACCAGCCCCGCCAGAACGTGATGGTCTCGAGCGAGTGGGCCGCACCCAAGACGTACTATCCGGGCTTCGACCTCGAGGACGTCGAGGCGGGTAACTACGGCCGGAAGCTCCACTTCTGGGACTGGGAAGACGGCACCGTCGAGCAGACGATCGACCTCGGTGAGGAGGGGCAGATTCCGCTCGAGGTGCGGTTTCTCCACACGCCCGAATCGACCCACGGGTTCGTCGGGGCCGCGCTCTCGTCGAACATGTTCCACTTCTGGCGTGACGACGACGCGGACGAGTACCGCGCCGAGAAGGTGATCGACTTCGAGAGCCGGGAACACGAGGACTGGGACATGCCCGTGCCGGGGCTGACGACCGATATCCTGATTTCGATGGACGACCGGTACCTGTTCGGTTCGAACTGGCTCCACGGAGAGGTCTGGATGTACGACATCTCGGACCCCTCGAACCCGCGGCGGGCCGACTCGCTGTCGGTCGGGGGTACCTTCGGCGAGATCCAGGAGGTTCAGGGCCGGGAACTCGCCGGCGGCCCGCAGATGCTCCAGCTCTCGCTGGACGGCGAGCGCCTCTACTGGACCACCTCGCTGTTCTCCTCGTGGGACGACCAGTTCTACCCCGAGGAAGCCGAGCGCGGCTCGGTGATGCTGAAAGCCGATGTCGACCCCCGAAGGGGCACCCTCGAACTCGACGAGGACTTCCTCGTCGACTGGGGCGACTGTCCGGCGGGACCAGCCCGCGCCCACGAGATCCGGTGGCCCGACGGCGACTGTACGAGCGACGTCTGGCAGTGA
- a CDS encoding YqjF family protein: MTEQRTDPVRWSFANGSSPNAPHVVSMTWRDGLFVHWPVDPDRLRLHVPDRLTLETRDGRAWLSVLPFVLTKVGLRGTPSVLRLAFPALNVRTYVRYRGDPGLYFFNIDVDNALVAATVGRTTRLPVSRARMRVGATDQNHVAFESERVRREGDGPPARFAATYRPDGEVFTADPGTLAYWLAERRRFYAPDSTGVLTGEIAHDPWPLQPATVTIHENTLLEAAGLPTPTGDPEVHYADELSMTGSIPRRLRGR, translated from the coding sequence ATGACCGAACAACGCACGGACCCCGTTCGATGGTCGTTTGCGAACGGGTCATCGCCGAACGCACCACACGTCGTCTCGATGACCTGGCGAGACGGCCTGTTCGTCCACTGGCCAGTCGACCCCGACCGGCTGCGCCTGCACGTACCTGACCGGCTGACCCTCGAGACGCGGGACGGCCGTGCCTGGCTGAGCGTCCTGCCGTTCGTCCTGACGAAGGTCGGCCTCCGCGGGACCCCGTCGGTGCTGCGACTCGCCTTTCCGGCACTCAACGTCCGGACCTACGTCCGCTATCGGGGCGATCCCGGGCTATACTTCTTCAACATCGACGTCGACAACGCGCTGGTCGCGGCGACGGTCGGGCGGACGACCCGGTTACCGGTCTCCCGCGCACGGATGCGGGTCGGGGCGACCGACCAAAACCACGTGGCCTTCGAGAGCGAGCGGGTGAGACGCGAGGGAGACGGACCCCCCGCCCGGTTCGCCGCGACCTACCGGCCGGACGGCGAGGTCTTCACCGCCGACCCCGGCACGCTCGCGTACTGGCTCGCGGAACGTCGGCGGTTCTACGCGCCCGATTCCACCGGCGTCCTGACCGGCGAGATCGCACACGACCCGTGGCCGCTCCAGCCGGCCACCGTGACGATCCACGAAAACACGCTGCTCGAGGCCGCCGGCCTGCCGACGCCGACCGGCGATCCGGAGGTCCACTACGCCGACGAACTGTCGATGACGGGGTCGATTCCGCGGCGGTTGCGCGGTCGGTGA
- a CDS encoding 2Fe-2S iron-sulfur cluster-binding protein, translating to MTSHDVTLEWPDGRTRTIAVREDETVLEAAERDDSTLPFGCRTGACGTRTGRLLEDGDDALTHRRQPRVLKDRHRAAGYVLLCLASPRADCRIAVGSSVHSELVDNPWK from the coding sequence ATGACGAGCCACGACGTAACCCTCGAGTGGCCCGACGGCCGGACGCGGACGATCGCGGTCCGCGAGGACGAGACGGTCCTCGAGGCCGCCGAACGGGACGACAGCACGCTCCCGTTCGGCTGTCGCACCGGTGCCTGCGGAACCCGTACGGGTCGGCTGCTCGAGGACGGCGACGATGCGCTCACACACCGCCGACAGCCCCGGGTACTGAAGGACCGACACCGGGCGGCCGGCTATGTCTTGCTGTGTCTCGCCTCGCCGCGGGCCGACTGTCGGATCGCGGTCGGCTCGAGCGTCCACAGCGAACTGGTGGACAACCCCTGGAAGTGA
- the rio1 gene encoding serine/threonine-protein kinase Rio1 — MGQGTEFGLVDLEDVDSPGDEWEEIDVSDTEADRIARKRDREFEQFEERIKDAEQFKVEQSVFDDATFAALYKLVQDGYVEAFGGPLSTGKEANVYHALGDDREVAVKIYRINASNFRQMRDYLEGDPRFEGLGGQKKDVVLAWTKKELANLRRARAAGVRVPEPIATERNVLVMEYIGTDDGRAKRLGEVHIENPQTAYEVMREYMRRLYSAGLIHGDLSEYNVVFDEDEGQLVLIDLGQAVTVHHPNSREFLERDCRNVAGYFSRQGLEVTEDDLLEFVTSPEPDPSRN; from the coding sequence ATGGGTCAGGGAACGGAGTTCGGATTGGTCGACCTCGAGGACGTCGATTCGCCCGGTGACGAGTGGGAGGAGATCGACGTCTCGGATACTGAAGCCGACCGGATCGCCCGCAAGCGCGACCGCGAGTTCGAGCAGTTCGAGGAGCGGATCAAGGACGCCGAGCAGTTCAAGGTCGAGCAGTCGGTCTTCGACGACGCGACCTTCGCGGCGCTGTACAAACTCGTCCAGGACGGCTACGTCGAGGCCTTCGGCGGGCCGCTCTCGACCGGCAAAGAGGCCAACGTCTACCACGCGCTGGGCGACGACCGCGAGGTCGCGGTCAAGATCTACCGGATCAACGCCTCGAACTTCCGGCAGATGCGCGACTACTTAGAGGGTGACCCCCGGTTCGAGGGGCTTGGCGGACAGAAGAAAGACGTCGTCCTCGCGTGGACGAAGAAGGAACTAGCGAACCTCCGCCGGGCGAGGGCGGCCGGGGTTCGGGTCCCGGAACCGATCGCGACCGAGCGCAACGTGTTGGTCATGGAGTACATCGGCACCGACGACGGCCGCGCGAAACGCCTCGGCGAGGTCCACATCGAGAACCCACAAACCGCCTACGAGGTCATGCGCGAGTACATGCGTCGGCTCTACTCGGCCGGGCTGATCCACGGCGATCTGAGCGAGTACAACGTCGTCTTCGACGAGGACGAGGGGCAACTGGTGTTGATCGATCTGGGACAGGCCGTCACGGTCCACCACCCCAACAGCCGCGAGTTCTTGGAGCGGGACTGCCGGAACGTCGCGGGCTATTTCTCCCGACAAGGACTCGAGGTGACCGAAGACGATCTGCTCGAGTTCGTCACGAGCCCGGAGCCGGATCCCTCGCGGAACTGA
- a CDS encoding KH domain-containing protein — protein MQHVKIPQDRIGVLIGEGGETMREIEAAAEVRLDIDSENGSVAVETVGDPVLGLKGPEIVRAIGRGFAPEDALRLLEDDMMLFDVVDIDAASRNKNDMKRKKGRLIGEGGRTRELMEELTGADVVIYGSTLGVIGAPQEVDAVRSAAEMLLDGAPHGAVYSFLEEKHNEMKHKGMEYHRFPGGQS, from the coding sequence ATGCAGCACGTGAAGATTCCGCAGGACCGCATCGGCGTTCTCATCGGTGAAGGTGGCGAGACGATGCGCGAGATCGAGGCGGCAGCCGAAGTGCGACTCGACATCGACTCGGAGAACGGCTCCGTCGCCGTCGAAACCGTCGGCGACCCCGTACTCGGCCTCAAAGGTCCCGAGATCGTTCGCGCGATCGGCCGCGGGTTCGCGCCCGAGGATGCCCTGCGACTGCTCGAGGACGACATGATGTTGTTCGACGTCGTCGATATCGACGCCGCGTCGCGCAACAAAAACGACATGAAACGCAAGAAGGGCCGGCTCATCGGCGAGGGCGGCCGGACCCGCGAACTGATGGAGGAACTGACCGGGGCCGACGTCGTCATCTACGGCTCGACGCTCGGGGTCATCGGCGCACCACAGGAGGTCGACGCCGTCCGCAGCGCTGCCGAGATGCTCCTCGATGGCGCGCCCCACGGCGCGGTGTACTCGTTCCTCGAGGAGAAGCACAACGAGATGAAACACAAGGGGATGGAGTACCACCGGTTCCCCGGCGGTCAGTCCTGA
- the thsA gene encoding thermosome subunit alpha, with product MGNQPLIVLSEDSQRTSGEDAQSMNVQAGKAVAESVRTTLGPKGMDKMLVDSSGNVIVTNDGVTLLSEMEIDHPAADMIVEVAETQEEEVGDGTTSAVVIAGELLSQAEDLLDQDIHATTLAQGYREAAEEATEALEEVAIDVDEDDTDVLEQIAATAMTGKGAENAKDLLSELVVEAVRAVAGDDGVDTDNIKVEKVVGGSIENSELVEGVIVDKERVSENMPYFAEDANVAIIDGDLEIKETEIDAEVNVTDPDQLEQFLEQEEQQLKEMAQGVADAGADVVFVDGGIDDMAQHYLAQENIIAVRRVKSSDQSQLARATGATPVSSVDDLTEDDLGAAGSVAQKEIAGDQRIFVEDVDDAQAVTLILRGGTEHVIDEIDRAIEDSLGVVRTTIEDGKVLAGGGAPEIELSLALRDYADSVGGREQLAVEAFADALEVIPRTLAENAGLDPIDSLVELRSAHDGGDTGAGLDAYTGDTIDMDAEGVYEPLRVKTQAIESATEAAVMLLRIDDVIAAGDLAVSHDDDDDDMPAGGPGGMGGGMGGMGGGMGGMM from the coding sequence ATGGGCAACCAGCCCCTTATCGTACTCTCGGAGGACAGCCAGCGCACCTCCGGGGAGGACGCGCAGTCGATGAACGTGCAGGCCGGGAAGGCCGTCGCCGAGTCGGTTCGGACGACGCTCGGCCCGAAGGGGATGGACAAGATGCTCGTCGACTCCTCGGGCAACGTCATCGTCACCAACGACGGTGTCACGCTGCTCTCGGAGATGGAGATCGACCACCCCGCGGCCGACATGATCGTCGAAGTTGCCGAGACCCAGGAAGAGGAAGTCGGTGACGGCACGACCAGCGCGGTCGTCATCGCCGGTGAGCTCCTCAGCCAGGCCGAGGACCTGCTGGACCAGGACATCCACGCCACCACCCTCGCCCAGGGGTACCGAGAGGCCGCCGAGGAAGCCACCGAGGCCCTCGAAGAAGTCGCCATCGACGTCGACGAGGACGACACCGATGTCCTCGAGCAGATCGCCGCGACGGCGATGACCGGCAAGGGCGCGGAGAACGCCAAGGACCTGCTCTCGGAACTCGTCGTCGAGGCCGTGCGCGCGGTCGCCGGCGACGACGGCGTCGACACGGACAACATCAAAGTCGAGAAGGTCGTCGGCGGCTCCATCGAGAACTCCGAACTCGTCGAGGGCGTCATCGTCGACAAGGAACGGGTCTCCGAGAACATGCCCTACTTCGCCGAGGACGCCAACGTGGCGATCATCGACGGCGACCTCGAGATCAAAGAGACCGAGATCGACGCCGAGGTCAACGTCACCGACCCCGACCAGCTCGAGCAGTTCCTCGAACAGGAGGAACAGCAGCTCAAGGAGATGGCCCAGGGAGTCGCCGACGCCGGTGCCGACGTCGTCTTCGTCGACGGCGGTATCGACGACATGGCCCAGCACTACCTCGCACAGGAGAACATCATCGCAGTCCGTCGCGTCAAATCCAGCGACCAGTCCCAGCTGGCCCGCGCGACCGGCGCGACGCCCGTCTCGAGCGTCGATGACCTGACCGAGGACGACCTCGGTGCCGCAGGTAGCGTCGCCCAGAAGGAGATCGCCGGCGACCAGCGCATCTTCGTCGAGGACGTCGACGACGCCCAGGCCGTCACCCTGATCCTCCGCGGTGGCACGGAACACGTCATCGACGAGATCGACCGCGCCATCGAGGACTCGCTCGGCGTGGTCCGGACGACCATCGAGGACGGCAAGGTGCTTGCCGGCGGCGGCGCACCCGAGATCGAACTCTCGCTCGCGCTGCGTGACTACGCCGACTCCGTCGGCGGCCGCGAACAGCTCGCCGTCGAAGCCTTCGCCGACGCGCTCGAGGTCATCCCGCGCACGCTGGCCGAGAACGCCGGGCTCGACCCCATCGACTCGCTGGTCGAACTCCGTAGCGCCCACGACGGCGGCGACACCGGCGCCGGGCTGGACGCCTACACCGGCGACACCATCGACATGGACGCCGAGGGCGTCTACGAGCCGCTGCGCGTGAAGACCCAGGCCATCGAGTCCGCTACTGAAGCCGCAGTCATGCTGCTGCGCATCGACGACGTCATCGCCGCGGGCGACCTCGCGGTCTCCCACGACGACGATGACGACGACATGCCCGCCGGCGGCCCCGGTGGCATGGGCGGCGGCATGGGCGGTATGGGCGGTGGCATGGGCGGCATGATGTAA
- a CDS encoding 2Fe-2S iron-sulfur cluster-binding protein, producing the protein MTTHEVTLEWTDGRTRTLDVAESQTVLEAAQRVGARLPYDCRSGTCITCVGRLLGLEDGETDTEEGARPDVREAFAYRRQPRALTDDEQGEGYVLLCIASPQADCRIEVGPRVRAEVGDSPWA; encoded by the coding sequence ATGACCACCCACGAGGTAACCCTCGAGTGGACCGACGGCCGGACGCGGACGCTCGACGTGGCCGAGAGCCAGACGGTCCTCGAGGCGGCCCAGCGGGTCGGCGCGCGACTGCCCTACGACTGCCGGAGCGGGACCTGTATCACCTGCGTCGGCCGACTGCTCGGGCTCGAAGACGGCGAGACGGACACGGAGGAAGGGGCGCGGCCGGACGTGAGAGAGGCCTTCGCGTATCGCCGGCAGCCGCGGGCGCTGACCGACGACGAGCAAGGAGAGGGCTACGTCCTGTTGTGTATTGCCTCGCCGCAGGCCGACTGTCGCATCGAGGTCGGGCCGCGGGTGCGCGCCGAGGTCGGCGACAGCCCCTGGGCGTAG
- a CDS encoding ornithine cyclodeaminase family protein, which produces MNTLLLDSDDVDEHAVLAAVIDAVEEAFGAFERGDTQMPAKSYIDLPQYNGDFRSMPAYLDTGDWDAAGLKWVNVHPDNPADHDLPTVLGTMIYSDPETAFPLAIMDGTTLTMKRTGAAAAVATDYLAVEDATSLGLVGAGVQSYTQIEAISEVRPIEEVVVSDPDDERVERFIETYEDRFDVRGGSISEAGHCDVLSTVTPVEDPIVGPDDVGDHTHINAIGADAEGKHELEDALLEAARIVIDDHEQCTHSGEINVPYHEGVLTDADIHGEIGELVVGSKAGRTAETGNTVFDSTGLAIQDVAAARVVYERASADGDGHPFDIVGVDDSA; this is translated from the coding sequence ATGAACACACTTCTACTCGACAGCGATGACGTCGACGAACACGCCGTACTCGCGGCCGTCATCGACGCCGTCGAGGAGGCCTTCGGGGCCTTCGAACGCGGTGACACGCAGATGCCGGCCAAGTCCTACATCGATCTACCGCAGTACAACGGCGACTTCCGGTCGATGCCGGCCTACCTCGATACCGGCGACTGGGACGCCGCCGGGCTCAAGTGGGTCAACGTCCACCCCGACAACCCCGCGGACCACGACCTGCCGACCGTTCTGGGGACGATGATCTACTCCGACCCCGAGACCGCGTTCCCGCTGGCGATCATGGACGGGACGACGCTCACGATGAAACGGACCGGTGCCGCCGCGGCCGTCGCCACCGATTACCTGGCCGTCGAGGACGCCACGAGTCTCGGTCTCGTCGGTGCCGGCGTCCAGTCCTACACCCAGATCGAGGCGATCAGCGAGGTGCGCCCCATCGAGGAAGTCGTGGTCTCGGATCCCGACGACGAACGTGTCGAACGGTTCATCGAGACCTACGAGGACCGGTTCGACGTTCGCGGGGGCTCGATCTCGGAGGCCGGTCACTGCGACGTGCTGTCGACGGTGACGCCCGTCGAGGACCCGATCGTCGGCCCCGACGACGTCGGCGACCACACGCACATCAACGCCATCGGGGCCGACGCCGAGGGGAAACACGAACTCGAGGACGCCCTGCTCGAGGCGGCGCGGATCGTCATCGACGACCACGAACAGTGTACCCACTCGGGCGAGATCAACGTCCCGTACCACGAGGGAGTGCTGACCGACGCGGACATCCACGGCGAGATCGGCGAACTCGTCGTCGGGTCGAAAGCGGGACGGACGGCGGAGACGGGCAACACGGTCTTCGACTCGACCGGACTCGCGATCCAGGACGTCGCCGCCGCACGGGTCGTCTACGAGCGAGCGTCGGCGGACGGTGACGGCCATCCCTTCGATATCGTCGGTGTCGACGACTCGGCGTAA
- a CDS encoding metallophosphoesterase: MHIGIVSDTHDNVEAIERATEIFAEEGVEIVVHCGDFVAPLMVDYFEGFELHGVLGNNDGDVRNLQRAFDSLGGESQLHGRFADLEFDGLSFAVLHGESKAEVDAIAAGDGYDFVCYGHHHERELSADGRTTVLNPGAHVLAADDDRTVAIVDTRSQSVRFRSLLE, encoded by the coding sequence ATGCACATCGGTATCGTCTCCGACACCCACGACAACGTCGAGGCCATCGAACGCGCCACCGAGATCTTCGCCGAGGAAGGCGTCGAAATCGTCGTTCACTGCGGCGACTTCGTCGCACCCCTGATGGTCGATTACTTCGAGGGGTTCGAACTCCACGGCGTCCTCGGGAACAACGACGGCGACGTCCGGAACCTCCAGCGCGCGTTCGACTCGCTGGGCGGCGAGAGCCAACTCCACGGCCGCTTTGCCGACCTCGAGTTCGATGGGCTCTCCTTTGCCGTTCTCCACGGCGAGAGCAAGGCGGAGGTCGACGCCATCGCGGCCGGCGACGGCTACGATTTCGTCTGTTACGGCCACCACCACGAGCGCGAGCTATCGGCGGACGGCCGGACGACGGTCCTCAACCCCGGCGCGCACGTACTGGCGGCCGACGACGACCGGACGGTCGCGATCGTCGATACCCGATCGCAGTCGGTGCGGTTCCGCTCGCTTCTCGAGTAG
- the arcD gene encoding arginine/ornithine antiporter ArcD: MGVDFTPKAYDDIPEDERPSLGEALVPITGMILFLSIGMIWLEMDPQMPLLWGIAFAGLLGRYYFGYSWERLYDGISRSILTGLQAILILFVIYMLISSWIDAGTIPTLMYYGLEFLSPGIFLPFTVVLSAVVAFAIGSSWTTAGTLGVAMIGIGSGLGIPEAMTAGAVLSGAYTGDKNSPLSDTTNLAAAVTNTDLMDHIRAMRPGTMIAFTVSLVLFVVLGLNTSGTIPVDRVAEMQAGLANSYVVSPITLLPLIVTFALAFYGLPALPSLGVGIFAGVGISTTVQGASFAAAWEAVHNGTSPETGLELTNELLASGGLSGSVWVITIIVAALALGGILQETGVLASIAYHIGQAVSSVAGLTAGTAAGTIAMNFLAAEQFMAIVVPGMTLQNLYDEYDLESQNLSRAVEAAGTTTSAFVPWGSGGVFMASTLGVPVIEYAPYYFFGILSPLVLIAMGVTGWGIVYKESAEAEPTAETATPSVD, encoded by the coding sequence ATGGGAGTTGACTTCACACCGAAAGCCTACGACGACATTCCCGAGGACGAGCGACCAAGCCTAGGGGAAGCGCTCGTCCCGATCACGGGCATGATACTGTTCCTTTCGATCGGGATGATCTGGCTCGAGATGGACCCACAGATGCCGCTGTTGTGGGGGATCGCCTTCGCGGGGCTACTCGGGCGGTACTACTTCGGCTATTCCTGGGAGCGGCTCTACGATGGCATCAGTCGCAGTATTCTAACCGGACTGCAGGCAATTCTCATCCTGTTCGTCATCTACATGCTCATCTCGTCGTGGATCGATGCCGGAACGATCCCCACGCTCATGTATTACGGACTGGAGTTCCTGTCGCCGGGGATATTCCTCCCCTTTACCGTCGTCCTCTCGGCGGTCGTCGCCTTCGCGATCGGCTCGTCCTGGACGACGGCCGGGACCCTCGGCGTCGCGATGATCGGGATCGGCTCCGGGCTCGGAATCCCGGAGGCGATGACGGCCGGTGCCGTGCTGTCGGGGGCCTACACCGGCGACAAGAACTCCCCGCTCTCCGATACCACGAACCTCGCCGCCGCGGTCACGAACACGGATCTGATGGACCACATTCGGGCGATGCGCCCCGGAACGATGATCGCGTTTACCGTCTCACTGGTCCTGTTCGTCGTGTTGGGACTGAACACGAGCGGGACGATCCCCGTCGATCGCGTCGCCGAGATGCAAGCCGGCCTCGCGAACAGCTACGTCGTCTCTCCGATCACGCTCCTCCCACTGATCGTCACGTTCGCGCTCGCGTTCTACGGGTTACCGGCGCTGCCGTCGCTCGGCGTCGGCATCTTCGCCGGCGTCGGGATCAGTACCACCGTTCAGGGAGCGAGCTTCGCCGCCGCCTGGGAAGCCGTCCACAACGGAACGAGCCCAGAGACCGGCCTCGAACTCACGAACGAACTGCTCGCGAGCGGCGGCCTCTCGGGCTCCGTGTGGGTCATTACGATCATCGTCGCTGCGCTGGCGCTCGGCGGAATCCTGCAGGAGACCGGCGTGCTGGCATCGATCGCGTACCACATCGGCCAGGCCGTCAGTAGCGTCGCCGGGCTGACCGCCGGGACGGCCGCCGGGACGATCGCGATGAACTTCCTCGCCGCGGAACAGTTCATGGCGATCGTCGTTCCCGGGATGACCTTACAGAACCTCTACGACGAGTACGACCTCGAGAGCCAGAACCTCTCGCGGGCGGTCGAAGCCGCCGGGACGACGACGTCGGCGTTCGTTCCCTGGGGATCGGGCGGCGTCTTCATGGCGTCGACGCTCGGCGTGCCGGTCATCGAATACGCGCCGTACTACTTCTTCGGGATCCTCTCGCCGCTGGTCCTCATCGCGATGGGCGTGACCGGCTGGGGAATCGTCTACAAGGAGTCCGCCGAGGCGGAACCGACGGCGGAGACGGCGACGCCGTCCGTCGACTGA